A single region of the Methylocystis echinoides genome encodes:
- a CDS encoding TadE/TadG family type IV pilus assembly protein, with amino-acid sequence MFRLFNRLRAFASDRRGTFGIIFALTLFPMVQMAGAAIDYANAMRLNARLKSAADEAALSAVKDYAQTRNEALATSKGQDIFISQLGSTAALQNTGITFVYGLDPSDPNKYVATAAYSGSVSTYFAKFIMVSTINLGGTAQATYRAPSYKNFFFVVDASESMGLAASAQDIKRMQDSPAGCAFACHYLYGRTETNLETAQALGVKTRLDVIKETIATLLDETEASSSTKYLKFGVYTMRKRLTALNTPAGLDALSTDYAALKGIVSGITFEGMDPDNWTYYSSLSDLTADIPEGGDGTSPDKAQNYVFLMTDGVTDVNDADPPAVGTTCLSSHHCTGPLDPTICAPFKGSPKSATVGVLYTTYLAAVGGSYWDHVNPFASQIAPALRSCATTEFFVQGTHSAEIVSGIRFLFYQALGNVRLTQ; translated from the coding sequence GTGTTTCGACTGTTCAACCGCCTCCGCGCCTTCGCCAGCGACCGGCGCGGAACCTTCGGAATCATTTTCGCGCTGACGCTCTTTCCCATGGTCCAGATGGCCGGCGCGGCGATCGACTACGCCAACGCCATGCGGCTCAACGCCCGGCTGAAATCGGCCGCGGACGAGGCGGCTCTGTCGGCGGTGAAGGACTACGCGCAAACCCGGAACGAGGCGCTCGCAACCTCCAAAGGGCAGGACATCTTCATATCGCAACTGGGATCGACGGCCGCCCTTCAGAACACGGGCATCACCTTCGTTTACGGCCTCGACCCGAGCGATCCCAATAAATATGTCGCAACGGCCGCCTATTCCGGTTCGGTGAGCACCTATTTCGCCAAATTCATCATGGTGAGCACGATCAATCTTGGCGGCACGGCGCAGGCGACCTACAGGGCGCCGTCCTACAAGAACTTCTTCTTCGTGGTCGACGCGTCGGAGTCGATGGGGCTGGCCGCGAGCGCGCAAGACATCAAGAGAATGCAGGATTCGCCCGCCGGGTGCGCCTTTGCATGCCACTACCTCTATGGAAGGACGGAGACCAATCTGGAAACCGCCCAAGCGCTGGGCGTCAAGACCAGACTGGACGTCATCAAGGAGACAATCGCCACGCTGCTCGACGAGACCGAAGCCAGCTCCTCAACGAAATATCTGAAGTTTGGCGTCTATACGATGCGGAAGCGGTTGACGGCGCTCAATACCCCTGCCGGCCTCGATGCGCTCTCCACGGACTATGCGGCGCTGAAGGGGATTGTCAGCGGCATTACTTTTGAGGGCATGGATCCCGACAACTGGACCTATTATTCCAGCCTCAGCGATCTGACGGCCGACATTCCCGAGGGCGGCGACGGAACGTCGCCCGACAAGGCGCAAAACTACGTCTTCCTGATGACGGACGGCGTCACCGACGTGAACGATGCGGACCCCCCGGCCGTTGGGACGACCTGCTTGTCCAGTCACCATTGCACGGGGCCGCTCGACCCAACGATATGCGCTCCGTTTAAAGGAAGCCCGAAAAGCGCGACCGTCGGCGTGCTGTACACCACGTATCTGGCGGCGGTCGGGGGAAGTTACTGGGACCACGTCAATCCGTTCGCCTCCCAAATCGCTCCCGCGCTCAGAAGCTGCGCAACTACGGAATTTTTCGTCCAGGGAACCCACTCGGCGGAGATCGTCTCCGGCATCCGGTTCCTGTTCTACCAGGCGCTCGGCAATGTGCGCCTGACCCAGTGA
- a CDS encoding cytochrome-c peroxidase, producing the protein MSGLRIAATGAMLLFPLLAHAGDLRADANAVFKPIDAGSVNSVVKNNAITPAKIELGHKLFFDPRLSKSQIISCNSCHNLGTGGVDAGPTSIGHGWAKGPRRAPTVLNAVFNIAQFWDGRATDLKAQAKGPVQADVEMNNTPAAVEATLKSMPAYVAEFKAAFPTDANPVSFDNMANAIEAFEATLTTPGGKFDKFLTGDVNALNDQEKKGLRLFIDKGCAGCHNGVNVGGNGYYPFGVAQKPDAAILPVADRGRAKVTNSDADAYVFRSAPLRNVALRAPYFHSGAVWTLEEAVDVMAKDQLGTTLAPDENAAIVAFLGTLNGEQPKVSYPNLPARTKDTPRPQ; encoded by the coding sequence ATGTCCGGACTTCGGATCGCCGCCACGGGCGCGATGCTTCTGTTCCCGCTTCTGGCGCATGCCGGCGACCTGCGCGCCGACGCCAATGCGGTCTTCAAGCCGATCGACGCCGGGAGCGTGAACTCGGTCGTCAAGAACAACGCCATCACCCCGGCCAAAATCGAGCTCGGCCACAAGCTGTTCTTCGATCCGCGCCTCTCGAAGAGCCAGATCATCAGCTGCAACAGCTGCCATAATCTCGGCACGGGCGGCGTCGACGCCGGCCCGACCTCCATCGGTCATGGCTGGGCCAAGGGTCCCCGCCGCGCGCCGACGGTGCTGAACGCCGTTTTCAACATCGCCCAGTTCTGGGATGGCCGCGCCACCGACCTCAAGGCGCAGGCCAAGGGCCCGGTGCAGGCCGACGTCGAGATGAACAACACGCCGGCCGCCGTCGAGGCGACGCTCAAGAGCATGCCGGCCTATGTCGCCGAGTTCAAGGCGGCGTTCCCGACTGACGCCAACCCCGTCAGCTTCGACAACATGGCCAACGCCATCGAGGCCTTCGAGGCCACGCTGACCACCCCGGGCGGCAAATTCGACAAATTCCTGACCGGCGACGTCAATGCGCTGAACGATCAGGAGAAGAAGGGTCTGCGCCTGTTCATCGACAAGGGCTGCGCCGGCTGCCACAACGGCGTGAACGTCGGCGGCAATGGCTACTATCCCTTCGGCGTCGCGCAGAAGCCGGACGCCGCCATCCTGCCGGTCGCCGACCGCGGCCGCGCCAAGGTCACCAACAGCGACGCGGACGCCTATGTGTTCCGCTCGGCCCCGCTGCGCAACGTCGCGCTGCGCGCGCCCTATTTCCACAGCGGCGCGGTCTGGACGCTGGAGGAGGCTGTCGACGTGATGGCCAAGGATCAGCTCGGGACCACCCTGGCGCCGGACGAGAATGCGGCGATCGTCGCCTTCCTCGGCACGCTCAATGGCGAGCAGCCGAAGGTGAGCTATCCCAACCTGCCGGCCCGCACCAAGGACACGCCGCGCCCGCAATAA
- the amoC gene encoding bacterial ammonia monooxygenase, subunit AmoC, with amino-acid sequence MSSTTSAAAGAATETAVVDLRGMWIGLAVLNVFYLIVRIYEQIYGWRAGLDSFAPEFQTYWMSILWTEIPLELVSGLGLAGYLWKTRDRNVDAVSPREEMRRLVVLVQWLVVYGIAIYWGASFFTEQDGTWHMTVIRDTDFTPSHIIEFYMSYPIYSVIAVGAFFYAKTRIPYFAHGYSLAFLIVAIGPFMIIPNVGLNEWGHTFWFMEELFVAPLHWGFVFFGWMALGVFGVVLQILARIHALIGKEGVALLTE; translated from the coding sequence ATGAGCTCGACGACTAGCGCTGCTGCTGGCGCCGCTACGGAAACAGCCGTAGTCGACCTGCGCGGCATGTGGATTGGCCTTGCCGTCCTGAACGTTTTCTATCTGATCGTTCGCATCTACGAGCAGATCTATGGCTGGCGCGCCGGCCTGGACTCGTTCGCCCCTGAGTTCCAGACGTATTGGATGTCGATCCTGTGGACCGAGATCCCGCTGGAGCTCGTCTCCGGTCTTGGCCTCGCCGGCTATCTCTGGAAGACCCGCGACCGCAACGTCGACGCGGTTTCGCCGCGTGAAGAGATGCGCCGTCTCGTTGTCCTGGTTCAGTGGCTTGTCGTTTACGGCATCGCCATTTACTGGGGCGCTTCGTTCTTCACGGAGCAGGACGGCACCTGGCACATGACGGTGATTCGCGACACGGACTTCACGCCGTCGCACATCATCGAGTTCTACATGAGCTACCCGATCTATTCGGTTATCGCGGTTGGCGCGTTCTTCTATGCGAAGACCCGCATTCCGTATTTTGCTCATGGCTACTCGCTGGCGTTCCTGATCGTCGCCATCGGCCCGTTCATGATCATCCCGAACGTTGGCCTGAATGAGTGGGGCCACACCTTCTGGTTCATGGAAGAGCTGTTCGTTGCGCCGCTGCACTGGGGCTTCGTGTTCTTCGGCTGGATGGCTCTCGGCGTGTTCGGCGTCGTGCTGCAGATCCTGGCTCGCATCCATGCCCTGATCGGCAAGGAAGGCGTCGCCCTCCTGACCGAGTAA
- the amoA gene encoding bacterial ammonia monooxygenase, subunit AmoA yields the protein MSQSKSGGAVGPFNSVAEAAGCVATTDWMLLVLLFFAVLGGYHVHFMLTAGDWDFWVDWKDRRMWPTVVPILGVTFCAAAQAFWWVNFRLPFGAVFAALGLLIGEWINRYVNFWGWTYFPISLVFPSALIVPAIWLDVILLLSGSYVITAVVGSLGWGLLFYPNNWPAIAAFHQATEQHGQLMTLADLIGLHYVRTSMPEYIRMVERGTLRTFGKDVVPVAAFFSGFVSMMVYFLWWFMGRWYSTTKVIDQI from the coding sequence ATGTCACAATCGAAAAGCGGGGGGGCGGTCGGTCCGTTCAACTCCGTCGCCGAGGCGGCGGGTTGCGTCGCGACGACGGACTGGATGCTTCTGGTTCTTCTGTTCTTTGCCGTTCTTGGCGGCTACCACGTCCACTTCATGCTGACGGCGGGCGACTGGGACTTCTGGGTTGACTGGAAGGATCGTCGTATGTGGCCGACGGTCGTGCCGATTCTGGGCGTGACCTTCTGCGCGGCTGCGCAGGCTTTCTGGTGGGTTAACTTCCGCCTTCCGTTCGGCGCCGTTTTCGCGGCTCTGGGCCTCCTGATTGGCGAGTGGATCAACCGCTACGTCAACTTCTGGGGCTGGACGTATTTCCCGATCAGCCTCGTGTTCCCGTCCGCTCTGATCGTTCCGGCGATCTGGCTCGACGTGATCCTGCTGCTGTCGGGCTCCTACGTGATCACGGCGGTTGTCGGTTCGCTGGGCTGGGGTCTGCTGTTCTATCCGAACAACTGGCCGGCGATTGCCGCTTTCCACCAGGCCACCGAGCAGCATGGTCAGCTGATGACGCTTGCTGACCTGATCGGCCTCCACTACGTCCGCACGTCGATGCCGGAATACATCCGCATGGTCGAGCGCGGCACGCTGCGCACGTTCGGTAAGGACGTTGTGCCGGTTGCGGCGTTCTTCTCGGGCTTCGTCTCGATGATGGTGTATTTCCTTTGGTGGTTCATGGGTCGCTGGTATTCCACGACCAAGGTGATCGACCAGATCTGA
- the amoB gene encoding bacterial ammonia monooxygenase, subunit AmoB → MKKLVKLAAIGAAAAVAATLGAVAPASAHGEKSQQAFLRMRTLNWYDVAWSKTSVNVNEEMILSGKVHVFSAWPQAVANPRVSFLNAGEPGPVLVRTAQFIGEQFAPRSVSLEIGKDYAFSINLRGRRAGRWHVHAQINVEGGGPIIGPGQWIEIKGDMKDFTDPVTLLDGSTIDLEHYGISRVYAWHLPWMAVGAAWILFWFIRKGIIASYIKVAEGRPDDVIGDDDRRIGAIVLALTILATIVGYAVTNSTFPRTIPLQAGLQKPLTPIETEGTAGVGKEQVTAELNGGVYKVPGRELTVNVKIKNGTSQPVRLGEYTAAGLRFLNPSVFTSKPDFPDYLLADRGLSNDDTIAPGESKEIVVKIQDARWDIERLSDLAYDTDSQIGGLLFFFTPDGKRFAAEIGGPVIPKFVAGDMP, encoded by the coding sequence ATGAAAAAGCTAGTCAAGCTCGCCGCCATCGGCGCGGCGGCTGCTGTGGCGGCGACGCTCGGGGCTGTTGCTCCGGCTTCGGCCCACGGTGAGAAGTCGCAGCAGGCGTTCCTTCGCATGCGCACGCTGAACTGGTATGACGTTGCGTGGTCGAAGACCTCGGTTAACGTCAACGAGGAAATGATCCTGTCCGGCAAGGTTCACGTCTTCTCGGCGTGGCCGCAGGCGGTCGCCAACCCGCGCGTGTCGTTCCTGAACGCCGGCGAGCCCGGCCCGGTTCTGGTCCGCACGGCGCAGTTCATCGGCGAGCAGTTTGCGCCGCGTTCGGTTTCGCTGGAGATCGGCAAGGATTACGCCTTCTCGATCAACCTGCGCGGCCGTCGCGCTGGCCGTTGGCACGTCCACGCCCAGATCAACGTTGAGGGCGGCGGTCCGATCATCGGCCCCGGCCAGTGGATCGAGATCAAGGGCGACATGAAGGACTTCACCGATCCGGTGACGCTCCTTGACGGTTCGACGATCGACCTCGAGCATTACGGCATCAGCCGCGTTTACGCGTGGCATCTGCCGTGGATGGCGGTTGGCGCCGCCTGGATCCTGTTCTGGTTCATCCGGAAGGGCATCATCGCTTCCTACATCAAGGTTGCCGAGGGCCGTCCTGATGACGTCATTGGTGATGACGACCGCCGCATCGGCGCGATCGTTCTCGCTCTGACGATCCTGGCGACCATCGTCGGTTACGCTGTGACCAACTCGACCTTCCCGCGCACGATCCCGCTTCAGGCCGGCCTTCAGAAGCCGCTGACGCCGATCGAGACGGAAGGCACGGCTGGCGTCGGCAAGGAGCAGGTGACGGCCGAGCTGAACGGCGGCGTCTACAAGGTTCCGGGCCGCGAGCTGACGGTCAACGTGAAGATCAAGAACGGCACGTCGCAGCCGGTTCGCCTCGGCGAATACACCGCGGCTGGCCTGCGCTTCCTGAACCCGTCTGTCTTCACCTCGAAGCCTGACTTCCCGGATTACCTGCTTGCTGACCGCGGCCTGTCGAACGACGACACGATCGCGCCCGGCGAGTCGAAGGAAATCGTCGTGAAGATCCAGGACGCGCGTTGGGACATCGAGCGTCTGTCTGACCTGGCTTACGACACCGACAGCCAGATCGGCGGCCTCCTGTTCTTCTTCACGCCGGACGGCAAGCGCTTCGCCGCTGAAATCGGCGGCCCGGTGATTCCGAAGTTCGTCGCGGGCGACATGCCCTGA
- a CDS encoding copper resistance CopC family protein, with product MAGSALAHSFLVEATPSSKDHVPTSPETIKLRFGGGVEPKYSKLTVESSDGKVLGEGSIGTPEKPRELSMKSPELTPGKYIVRYRVLSVDGHVVEGNYEFTVDPK from the coding sequence ATGGCTGGCTCGGCTCTGGCGCATTCCTTCCTTGTCGAGGCGACGCCTTCTTCCAAGGATCACGTTCCGACGTCGCCGGAGACGATCAAGCTGCGCTTCGGCGGCGGCGTCGAGCCGAAATATTCCAAGCTGACGGTCGAGAGTTCGGACGGCAAGGTACTGGGAGAAGGCTCCATCGGCACGCCGGAGAAGCCGCGCGAGCTGTCCATGAAATCGCCTGAACTGACGCCCGGCAAGTATATCGTCCGCTACCGCGTGCTGTCGGTCGACGGGCACGTCGTCGAAGGCAATTACGAATTCACCGTCGATCCGAAGTAA
- a CDS encoding CopD family protein has product MYLSLAFVRFLESLPSALAVGLLLLPRLIGEDGGRFRVPVAAAAVFRALLGFVLLYLIARQIIPAERPIDSALLWEFTLGTSVGKAWIATQIVAFVFAGLAVARLFVSSDLLDRITLWTGVFVLAMVSVTGHAIDDGLPVWTQVSFLLHTAAGLTWLGGLLGLIWWMFTAHEKPPEVAAKLAERWSMVAKVAVGLVAVTGVAMAYENVGSVPNMLATPYGRLLTLKLALLCAVLLCALAIVRYMHRRPADAFNVDWVGKVGSLEAVFGLGLLGIAGYIAVITPASHETDIYWPLPFRLSYIATWGQKPIFPSPIWWWAIAAGVLAIVAAAVWWTPATREKRLYATPAATIAALFCLAVSFSTEAYTDTYNDPTQDFTAESVTRGMTAFSENCVGCHGAMGEGNGPMSKDLKNAQGLKIEPADLTAPHVGTHTIGDIFHWLTYGGLSGVMPSFSHVLDVDDRWDMINYLLMLSSTNRSRFIGPQAMIQWLIAPDFALAEPKLADPGEEITTFYKLRGKPTLLSFARCNATGDEKAALDASLVKAAEVAHAAGAHHVTVYTGDCPAFAKSREPLRPAAVEKAYSIINRYPNVPYTPEIAQAHFLIDRSGFVRARFKQFGPDDGNASQFGAQAAILAQEPIVEINLHSH; this is encoded by the coding sequence ATGTATCTTTCTCTCGCATTTGTGCGTTTCCTCGAGAGCCTGCCGTCGGCGCTGGCGGTGGGTTTGCTGCTCTTGCCGCGCCTCATCGGCGAGGATGGCGGCCGGTTCAGGGTTCCGGTCGCCGCGGCCGCTGTTTTTCGGGCGCTGCTCGGATTCGTGCTGCTCTATCTGATCGCGCGCCAGATCATTCCCGCCGAGCGGCCCATCGATTCGGCGTTGCTCTGGGAGTTCACGCTCGGCACGAGCGTCGGCAAGGCCTGGATCGCCACGCAGATCGTTGCCTTCGTTTTCGCCGGCCTCGCGGTCGCGCGCCTCTTCGTCAGCTCGGATCTGCTGGACAGGATCACGCTGTGGACGGGTGTGTTTGTCCTCGCCATGGTCTCCGTGACCGGTCACGCCATCGACGATGGTCTGCCGGTCTGGACCCAGGTCAGCTTCCTTCTGCACACGGCGGCCGGTCTGACCTGGCTCGGCGGTCTGCTCGGGCTCATCTGGTGGATGTTCACCGCGCATGAAAAGCCGCCGGAAGTCGCGGCGAAGCTCGCGGAACGCTGGTCGATGGTCGCCAAAGTCGCGGTCGGCCTTGTTGCGGTCACCGGCGTCGCCATGGCCTATGAGAATGTCGGCAGCGTGCCGAACATGCTGGCGACGCCCTACGGCCGGCTCCTGACCCTGAAGCTTGCCTTGCTCTGCGCCGTCCTGCTCTGCGCGCTGGCGATCGTGCGCTACATGCACCGTCGCCCGGCGGACGCGTTCAACGTCGACTGGGTCGGCAAGGTCGGGAGCCTCGAGGCGGTGTTCGGCCTCGGCCTTCTCGGCATTGCGGGCTATATCGCGGTGATCACGCCGGCCTCGCATGAGACCGACATTTATTGGCCGCTGCCGTTCCGGCTCTCCTATATCGCGACCTGGGGCCAGAAGCCGATCTTCCCCTCGCCGATCTGGTGGTGGGCCATTGCGGCGGGCGTGCTGGCGATCGTCGCCGCCGCCGTCTGGTGGACTCCGGCGACGCGCGAGAAGCGCCTTTACGCCACCCCGGCGGCGACCATCGCGGCGCTGTTCTGCCTGGCGGTCTCCTTCTCGACCGAGGCCTATACGGACACCTATAACGATCCGACGCAGGATTTCACGGCCGAGTCGGTCACGCGCGGCATGACGGCTTTCTCCGAGAATTGCGTGGGCTGTCACGGGGCCATGGGCGAGGGCAACGGCCCGATGTCCAAGGACCTGAAAAACGCGCAGGGACTCAAGATCGAGCCGGCCGATCTCACGGCGCCGCATGTCGGCACGCATACGATCGGCGACATTTTCCACTGGCTGACCTATGGCGGCCTGAGCGGTGTGATGCCGAGCTTCAGCCATGTGCTCGACGTCGACGACCGCTGGGACATGATCAATTATCTGCTGATGCTGTCGAGCACCAACCGCTCGCGCTTCATTGGCCCGCAGGCGATGATCCAATGGCTGATTGCGCCGGATTTTGCGCTTGCCGAACCGAAGCTTGCCGATCCCGGCGAGGAGATCACGACCTTCTACAAGCTGCGCGGGAAGCCGACGCTGCTCTCCTTCGCCCGTTGCAATGCGACCGGCGACGAAAAGGCGGCGCTCGACGCCAGCCTCGTCAAGGCGGCCGAAGTCGCCCATGCGGCCGGGGCGCACCATGTCACGGTTTACACGGGCGATTGTCCGGCTTTCGCGAAGAGCCGGGAGCCCTTGCGGCCGGCGGCGGTCGAGAAGGCCTATTCGATCATCAACCGCTATCCGAACGTGCCCTACACGCCGGAAATCGCGCAGGCGCATTTCCTGATCGACAGATCCGGCTTCGTCCGCGCGCGCTTCAAGCAATTTGGTCCCGACGATGGCAATGCGTCCCAGTTCGGCGCCCAGGCAGCCATTCTGGCGCAGGAGCCGATCGTCGAAATCAACCTGCATTCGCACTAG
- a CDS encoding copper chaperone PCu(A)C — translation MMIRRRDLLASGGSLLAGAALGLFVPKMAGAHEYDVGKIKVEHPWIRAPADGDNKSSFYAFLHNSGDTPDKLVAVKVEKFGKSVIHGDAKNLELETPIVLPPKSKVTAAPGGVYVALLDAKKHLEVGWGLEMTLVFEKAGEVVIDAAIDAPDAKHAHDAEAMERWEKAHNKDTSGPKDTGHEGHKGHEGHEHHHDDKKSGGDN, via the coding sequence ATGATGATCAGGCGGCGTGATCTTTTGGCGTCCGGCGGCTCCTTGCTCGCGGGCGCCGCGCTCGGCCTATTCGTTCCGAAAATGGCCGGCGCGCATGAATATGACGTTGGCAAGATCAAGGTGGAGCATCCCTGGATCCGCGCGCCGGCCGACGGCGACAATAAATCGTCTTTCTACGCCTTCCTGCACAACAGCGGCGATACGCCGGACAAGCTCGTCGCGGTGAAGGTCGAGAAGTTTGGCAAGTCGGTGATTCACGGCGACGCCAAGAATCTCGAACTCGAGACGCCCATCGTCCTGCCCCCGAAGTCCAAGGTCACCGCGGCTCCGGGCGGCGTCTATGTCGCGCTGCTCGACGCCAAGAAGCATCTGGAAGTCGGCTGGGGTCTCGAAATGACCCTCGTCTTCGAAAAGGCGGGCGAGGTCGTCATCGACGCGGCCATCGACGCGCCGGACGCCAAGCACGCCCATGACGCCGAGGCCATGGAGCGCTGGGAAAAGGCGCATAACAAGGATACGTCCGGGCCGAAGGACACCGGCCATGAGGGGCACAAGGGCCATGAAGGCCATGAGCACCATCACGACGACAAGAAGTCTGGCGGCGACAACTGA
- a CDS encoding pyridoxal phosphate-dependent aminotransferase, with product MTFLAHALSRVKPSATIAVTQKARDLKAQGREVISLSVGEPDFDTPEHIRTAGKAAIDRGETRYTPVLGIPQLREAVARKFKRENGLDYKASDTIVATGGKHILFNAFLATINPGDEVIVSAPYWVSYPEMVAICGGKTVFVDTKMEDGFKLQPEALEAAITPKTKWLVLNSPSNPSGAAYSYDEMKKVTDVLLRHPQVHVLTDDIYEHLVYGDFKFVTPAQVEPNLMERTLTMNGVSKAYAMTGWRIGYAAGPSHLIKAMDLLQGQQTSGACSIAQWAAVEALDGPQEHLATFRKAFQERRDLVVSMLNQATYLQCPTPEGAFYVFPSCAEAIGRKTPAGRIIESDEDFVTELLEAEGVAVVHGSAFGTGPNFRISYAASALVLEKACAKIQAFCASLK from the coding sequence ATGACCTTCCTCGCTCATGCCCTCTCGCGCGTAAAACCCTCCGCCACGATCGCCGTGACGCAGAAAGCGCGCGATCTCAAAGCGCAGGGGCGCGAGGTCATCAGCCTCTCGGTCGGCGAGCCCGACTTCGACACGCCCGAGCACATCCGCACGGCTGGCAAGGCCGCGATCGATCGCGGCGAGACGCGCTACACGCCGGTGCTCGGCATCCCGCAGCTGCGTGAGGCGGTCGCCCGCAAGTTCAAGCGCGAGAACGGCCTCGACTACAAGGCGTCCGACACGATCGTCGCGACCGGCGGCAAGCACATTCTGTTCAACGCCTTCCTCGCCACCATCAATCCGGGCGACGAGGTGATCGTCTCCGCGCCCTATTGGGTGAGCTATCCCGAGATGGTCGCCATCTGCGGGGGCAAGACCGTCTTCGTCGACACGAAGATGGAGGACGGTTTCAAGCTTCAGCCGGAGGCGCTGGAAGCCGCGATCACGCCGAAGACCAAATGGCTCGTGCTGAACTCGCCCTCGAATCCGTCGGGCGCCGCCTACAGCTACGACGAGATGAAGAAGGTAACCGACGTGCTGCTGCGCCATCCGCAGGTGCATGTGCTCACCGACGACATTTATGAGCACCTGGTCTATGGCGATTTCAAATTCGTCACGCCGGCGCAGGTCGAGCCGAATCTGATGGAGCGCACGCTGACCATGAACGGCGTGTCCAAGGCCTACGCCATGACCGGCTGGCGCATCGGCTACGCCGCCGGGCCGAGCCATCTCATCAAGGCCATGGACCTGCTTCAGGGCCAGCAGACCTCCGGCGCCTGCTCGATTGCGCAATGGGCGGCCGTCGAGGCGCTGGACGGGCCGCAGGAGCATCTGGCCACCTTCCGCAAGGCATTTCAGGAGCGCCGCGATCTCGTCGTCTCCATGCTCAATCAGGCGACCTATCTCCAGTGTCCGACGCCGGAAGGCGCCTTTTATGTCTTCCCCTCCTGCGCGGAGGCCATCGGCCGCAAGACGCCGGCGGGCAGGATCATCGAGTCGGACGAGGATTTCGTCACCGAGCTGCTGGAGGCGGAAGGCGTCGCCGTGGTGCATGGCTCGGCCTTCGGCACGGGGCCGAATTTCCGCATTTCCTATGCGGCGTCGGCGCTGGTGCTGGAGAAGGCCTGCGCGAAGATTCAGGCTTTCTGCGCCAGCCTGAAGTAA
- the argC gene encoding N-acetyl-gamma-glutamyl-phosphate reductase: MTTRIFIDGDAGTTGLEIRERLAGRTDIEIVALPPEKRKDPGAKRDILAGIDIAILCLPDDAAKETVALCDALGDRSPRLLDASTAHRVAPGWVYGFPELCAGQAAAIGQAARVANVGCYATSSIALLRPLVDAGLIQPHQALTINAVSGYSGGGRQMIEAYEQGAAPAFELYGLTLEHKHLPEIMAYSKLSARPLFVPSVGNFRQGMLVSIPLALDALPGQPTAADFEAAYRRHYEGAAHVRLMPAPANGRLDALALNGTDDMELFVFANDAYRHALLVARQDNLGKGASGAAVQNLDLMIGV, translated from the coding sequence ATGACCACCAGAATCTTCATCGACGGCGACGCCGGCACCACGGGTCTCGAAATCCGCGAGCGGCTCGCCGGCCGCACGGACATCGAGATCGTCGCCCTGCCCCCGGAAAAGCGCAAGGACCCCGGCGCCAAGCGCGATATTCTCGCTGGAATCGACATCGCGATCCTCTGCCTGCCCGACGACGCCGCCAAGGAGACGGTCGCGCTCTGCGACGCGCTCGGCGACAGGTCGCCGCGCCTTCTCGACGCCTCGACCGCGCATCGTGTCGCGCCGGGCTGGGTCTATGGCTTTCCGGAGCTTTGCGCCGGACAGGCCGCGGCGATCGGCCAGGCGGCGCGCGTCGCCAATGTCGGCTGCTACGCCACAAGCTCCATCGCCCTGCTGCGCCCGCTCGTCGACGCCGGCCTGATCCAGCCGCATCAGGCGCTGACGATCAACGCGGTCTCCGGCTATTCCGGCGGCGGGCGGCAGATGATCGAAGCCTATGAACAAGGCGCCGCGCCGGCTTTCGAGCTTTACGGCCTCACGCTCGAGCACAAGCACCTGCCGGAGATCATGGCCTATTCGAAGCTTTCGGCCCGGCCGCTGTTCGTGCCGTCGGTCGGCAATTTCCGGCAGGGAATGCTGGTGTCCATTCCGCTCGCGCTGGACGCCCTGCCCGGCCAGCCGACGGCGGCTGATTTCGAAGCGGCCTACCGGCGCCATTATGAAGGCGCCGCGCATGTCCGCCTCATGCCGGCGCCCGCGAACGGCCGGCTCGACGCTTTGGCGCTAAACGGAACGGACGACATGGAGCTGTTCGTTTTCGCCAATGACGCCTACCGCCATGCGCTTCTGGTCGCGCGGCAGGACAATCTCGGCAAGGGCGCCTCGGGCGCGGCTGTGCAGAATCTGGATCTGATGATCGGGGTCTGA
- a CDS encoding flavodoxin family protein, producing the protein MSGKRLLIIAHAPSPNTRAMRDALLEGAQASEIETVEARARTPFETQPEDVRAADGVLLLTPENLGYMSGALKDFFDRCYYPCLDHTQGKPYALVIRAGNDGTGTRRGVETIATGLRWRAIQEPLICRGAWRPEFVAQCRELGMLMAAGLEAGVF; encoded by the coding sequence TTGAGCGGAAAGCGCCTCCTCATCATCGCGCACGCGCCGTCGCCCAATACGCGGGCGATGCGCGACGCCTTGCTGGAGGGGGCGCAGGCTTCCGAGATCGAGACCGTCGAGGCGCGCGCGCGCACGCCGTTCGAGACCCAGCCGGAGGATGTGCGCGCGGCCGACGGCGTTCTCCTGCTCACGCCGGAGAACCTCGGCTATATGAGCGGGGCGCTGAAGGACTTCTTCGACCGCTGCTATTATCCCTGCCTCGACCACACGCAGGGGAAACCCTATGCGCTCGTCATTCGCGCCGGAAATGACGGGACCGGCACACGCCGCGGGGTCGAGACGATTGCGACCGGGCTGCGCTGGCGGGCCATTCAGGAGCCGCTGATCTGCCGGGGGGCGTGGCGACCCGAGTTCGTCGCGCAGTGCCGGGAGTTGGGGATGCTGATGGCGGCGGGGCTGGAGGCGGGGGTGTTTTAG